From the Chitinolyticbacter meiyuanensis genome, one window contains:
- a CDS encoding molybdopterin molybdotransferase MoeA yields MLSVELALEQLTAAARRITESEHLPPSAALGRVLAHDVISPLAVPGFDNSAMDGYALNVPDFAAPPASYTVTQRIAAGEVGAPLPAGEAARIFTGAAIPPGANAVVMQEDCTMAADTLSVAGTIKPGQHIRRVGEDVAQDSIVVAAGTRLGATHLGLVASIGIARVDVLRPLRVALLCTGNELVEPGQPLGPGQIYNSNRYLLVHLLQALGCRVTDYGIVADERGLTTRVLREAAEAHDVVLSTGGVSVGEEDHVRAALETNAWLAMWKIAIKPGKPFAFGRVGEADFIGLPGNPVSTFVTFVLLVRPFLLARLGVSETLPHLWLPARFERRTPAARREYLRVRIEHGHAVAYPNQSSGVLTSAAWADALAIVPEGLTIEEGDPVRILPLALLTQ; encoded by the coding sequence GACCGCCGCCGCCCGCCGCATCACCGAATCAGAACACCTGCCTCCGAGCGCCGCACTGGGCCGGGTGCTGGCACACGATGTGATCTCGCCGCTGGCCGTGCCGGGATTCGACAACAGCGCCATGGATGGCTATGCACTCAATGTGCCGGACTTCGCCGCGCCACCGGCGAGCTACACCGTCACCCAGCGCATTGCCGCCGGCGAGGTCGGAGCGCCGCTGCCGGCGGGTGAAGCGGCGCGCATCTTCACCGGCGCGGCGATCCCGCCTGGCGCCAACGCGGTGGTGATGCAGGAAGACTGCACGATGGCAGCAGATACCCTCAGCGTGGCTGGCACGATCAAGCCGGGCCAGCATATTCGCCGCGTCGGCGAGGACGTGGCGCAAGACAGCATTGTGGTCGCGGCCGGCACCCGGCTCGGTGCCACGCATCTGGGCCTGGTCGCCTCGATCGGCATCGCCCGGGTCGATGTGCTGCGGCCGTTGCGGGTGGCTTTGCTGTGCACCGGCAACGAGCTGGTCGAGCCCGGCCAGCCGCTGGGCCCCGGCCAGATCTACAACTCCAACCGCTACCTGCTGGTGCACCTGCTACAGGCGCTGGGCTGCAGAGTGACCGACTACGGCATTGTCGCCGACGAGCGCGGGCTGACCACCCGCGTGCTGCGTGAGGCCGCCGAGGCACACGACGTGGTGCTCAGCACCGGTGGCGTGTCGGTCGGCGAGGAAGACCACGTGCGTGCGGCGCTGGAAACCAACGCCTGGCTGGCGATGTGGAAGATCGCCATCAAGCCCGGCAAGCCGTTCGCCTTCGGCCGGGTCGGCGAGGCCGACTTCATCGGCCTGCCAGGCAATCCGGTCTCCACCTTCGTTACCTTCGTGCTGCTGGTGCGCCCGTTCCTGCTGGCGCGGCTCGGCGTGAGCGAGACGCTGCCGCATCTGTGGCTGCCGGCGCGGTTCGAGCGGCGCACGCCTGCCGCACGGCGCGAATACTTACGCGTGCGCATCGAGCACGGCCACGCAGTGGCTTATCCTAACCAGAGCTCGGGAGTGCTCACTTCGGCAGCATGGGCGGATGCACTCGCCATCGTTCCCGAAGGCCTAACAATCGAGGAAGGCGACCCGGTGCGCATCCTGCCGCTGGCACTTCTGACGCAATGA
- a CDS encoding MoaD/ThiS family protein produces MKTLHLVYFARLREAFARSSETLSTDAATGAELVAELAGRGGAWADELGGARVFRLAINQDMARLDDVLPDGAEVALFPPVTGG; encoded by the coding sequence ATGAAAACACTGCATCTGGTTTACTTCGCCCGGCTGCGCGAAGCCTTTGCCCGTAGCAGCGAAACGCTGAGTACCGATGCGGCCACCGGCGCCGAGCTGGTAGCTGAGCTGGCTGGTCGCGGCGGCGCATGGGCAGACGAATTGGGTGGCGCGCGGGTGTTCCGCCTCGCGATCAATCAGGACATGGCACGGCTGGACGATGTGCTGCCTGATGGCGCCGAAGTGGCGCTCTTCCCCCCGGTGACCGGCGGATGA
- a CDS encoding molybdenum cofactor biosynthesis protein MoaE — protein MSRIRIVVGPDDFDLSRECAALIQHDIESGAVAAFVGRVRDFGPDSVMTLEHYPGMTEKALAAIVDAASARWPLSAVTVIHRVGPLAAGAQIVLVLTASRHRRAAYDANAYIMDYLKTEAPFWKLEETGAARTWVEAKAKDNVERQRWDS, from the coding sequence ATGAGCCGTATCCGTATCGTCGTCGGGCCGGACGATTTCGACCTGAGTCGCGAATGCGCGGCACTCATCCAGCACGATATCGAGAGCGGCGCTGTCGCCGCCTTCGTCGGCCGGGTGCGTGATTTCGGCCCCGACTCGGTGATGACGCTGGAACACTATCCGGGCATGACCGAGAAAGCGCTCGCCGCCATCGTCGATGCCGCCTCCGCACGCTGGCCGCTTTCGGCAGTGACGGTGATCCACCGCGTCGGCCCGCTCGCAGCCGGCGCGCAGATCGTGCTGGTGCTCACCGCGAGCCGACACCGCAGGGCGGCATACGACGCAAATGCCTATATCATGGACTACCTGAAAACAGAGGCACCGTTCTGGAAGCTGGAGGAAACCGGCGCAGCGCGGACGTGGGTCGAGGCCAAGGCCAAAGACAACGTCGAGCGGCAACGCTGGGATTCGTGA